The Bacillota bacterium genome window below encodes:
- a CDS encoding ABC transporter permease — MNWHALFDASLLFTILLKTTPILLAGLGGAFTQQADILNIGLEGMMLVGAFAAVSVGAATQSALLAVLAAVAAGLLFAALYGYVSLRLKADYIIVGIGINLLAQGVTVFLLNQLYHNEGNFSPEKFPQLWRLEWAPLARVPLVGPMLEGQSAIALLALLLVAAGHLLLYRTRVGVHIRAVGENPEAAAAAGIDPVRVKFLTVMISGLLTGLAGAQLSMATLDMFVRNMTNGRGFIAVAAETFGNATPLGTLVASLVFGAADAVSDRMQTGNLPPQFVLMVPYLVTLVALAVMMLRQQARRRTVREVNGEVNG; from the coding sequence GTGAACTGGCACGCCCTCTTCGACGCCTCGCTGCTCTTCACCATCCTGCTGAAGACGACGCCCATCCTCCTGGCCGGCCTGGGCGGCGCCTTCACCCAGCAGGCGGACATCCTCAACATCGGGCTGGAGGGGATGATGCTGGTCGGCGCCTTCGCCGCCGTCTCCGTGGGGGCGGCCACCCAGAGCGCCCTCCTGGCCGTCCTGGCCGCCGTCGCCGCCGGCCTCCTCTTCGCCGCCCTCTACGGCTACGTCAGTCTCCGGCTGAAGGCCGACTACATCATCGTCGGCATCGGCATCAACCTGCTGGCGCAGGGCGTGACCGTCTTTCTGCTCAACCAGCTCTACCACAACGAGGGCAACTTCTCGCCGGAAAAGTTCCCCCAGCTCTGGCGCCTGGAGTGGGCTCCCCTGGCCAGGGTGCCGCTGGTGGGGCCGATGCTGGAGGGCCAGTCCGCCATCGCGCTGCTGGCGCTCCTGCTGGTGGCGGCGGGCCACCTCCTGCTCTACCGGACCCGGGTCGGCGTCCACATCCGCGCCGTGGGGGAGAACCCGGAGGCCGCCGCCGCGGCCGGCATCGACCCGGTGCGGGTCAAGTTCCTCACCGTGATGATCAGCGGCCTCCTCACCGGCCTGGCGGGCGCCCAGCTCTCCATGGCCACCCTGGACATGTTCGTCCGCAACATGACCAACGGCCGCGGCTTCATCGCCGTGGCGGCGGAGACGTTCGGCAACGCGACCCCGCTGGGGACGCTGGTCGCCTCGCTGGTCTTCGGCGCCGCGGACGCCGTCTCGGACCGCATGCAGACCGGAAACCTGCCGCCGCAGTTCGTCCTCATGGTCCCCTATCTGGTGACGCTGGTGGCGCTGGCCGTGATGATGCTGCGTCAGCAGGCGCGCAGGCGTACCGTCCGGGAGGTCAACGGGGAGGTGAACGGCTAG
- a CDS encoding nucleoside hydrolase — protein MERIPLILDMDPGIDDAVALTYALLSGKAEVLAVGSVHGNVEAELAAENVLRVLERLGREEEVPVAVGARRPMAQPLATARFIHGEDGLGGTGLSAPRRRPSGEHAVDQLIRLAHQRPGEITLVATGPLTNLGLALLKDPDLPRLLRRVVVMGGAAGCPGNITATAEANVWHDPEAADLVFRAGWPLTMVGLDVTMRVIFGPAERERLRRLAGRQPLALWLDRMLDFYVRAYERVLGAPVCPVHDPLAVAAALDEEVVRCREWPVRVELRGEWTRGMTVAERRPLAEGSGDVDPLQGPPVQVAVEADAERFFEGFFAALDAGGGASAGRPEA, from the coding sequence GTGGAGCGGATCCCGCTGATCCTGGACATGGACCCCGGCATCGACGACGCCGTGGCGCTCACCTACGCCCTGCTGAGCGGCAAGGCCGAGGTCCTGGCCGTAGGCTCGGTGCACGGGAACGTGGAGGCGGAGCTGGCCGCCGAGAACGTCCTGCGCGTCCTGGAGCGGCTCGGCCGGGAGGAGGAGGTGCCCGTCGCCGTCGGCGCCCGCCGGCCCATGGCGCAGCCGCTGGCCACGGCCAGGTTCATCCACGGCGAGGACGGTCTCGGCGGTACCGGCCTCTCCGCGCCCCGCCGCCGGCCGAGCGGCGAGCATGCCGTCGACCAGCTGATCCGCCTCGCCCACCAGCGCCCCGGCGAGATCACCCTGGTGGCCACGGGCCCCCTGACCAACCTGGGGCTGGCCCTGCTCAAGGACCCCGACCTGCCCCGCCTGCTTCGCCGGGTGGTGGTCATGGGCGGCGCCGCCGGCTGCCCCGGCAACATCACCGCCACCGCCGAGGCCAACGTCTGGCATGACCCCGAGGCGGCGGACCTGGTCTTCCGCGCTGGCTGGCCGCTCACCATGGTCGGGCTGGACGTGACCATGCGCGTCATCTTCGGCCCCGCTGAGCGGGAGCGGCTCAGGCGGCTGGCCGGACGGCAGCCGCTGGCCCTCTGGCTCGACCGCATGCTGGACTTCTACGTCCGCGCCTACGAGCGCGTCCTGGGCGCGCCCGTCTGCCCCGTCCACGATCCGCTGGCGGTGGCCGCCGCTCTGGACGAGGAGGTGGTCCGCTGCCGCGAATGGCCGGTCCGCGTCGAGCTTCGCGGCGAGTGGACCCGCGGGATGACGGTGGCCGAGCGGCGGCCGCTGGCGGAGGGCTCGGGCGACGTCGACCCGCTCCAGGGCCCGCCTGTACAGGTGGCCGTGGAGGCCGACGCGGAGCGCTTCTTCGAGGGTTTCTTCGCCGCGCTGGACGCCGGCGGCGGGG